A DNA window from Clavibacter sepedonicus contains the following coding sequences:
- the proC gene encoding pyrroline-5-carboxylate reductase: protein MPDASHPAMSAPAMSAPAEAVRLPSLAMLGTGSMNGAILGGLLQPGVEVDGDVRVTTRSAASAAALGERDGVAAASVEEDADANRRAVRGARVVIVGVKPHMVPDLLREIADDLDAGALVISVAAGVTIATFESLLPDHVAVLRSMPNTPSLVGRGVTGLAAGTRSTQEDRALARAVFATVGDVVEVPEERIDALSTISGSGPAYVFLLIEELTRTAEAKGFSPDEARVLVQGTFRGAVELLAASDVDPAELRRRVTSPKGTTERAVEVLQAAGLSGLFDRATDAALARARELAAG, encoded by the coding sequence ATGCCCGACGCCTCCCACCCCGCCATGTCCGCTCCCGCCATGTCCGCTCCCGCCGAGGCCGTCCGCCTCCCGTCGCTCGCGATGCTCGGCACCGGATCCATGAACGGCGCCATCCTCGGCGGCCTGCTGCAGCCGGGCGTCGAGGTCGACGGCGACGTGCGCGTGACCACCCGCTCGGCGGCCAGCGCCGCGGCGCTCGGCGAGCGGGACGGCGTGGCGGCAGCGAGCGTCGAGGAGGACGCCGACGCGAACCGCCGCGCGGTCCGCGGCGCGCGCGTCGTCATCGTGGGCGTCAAGCCGCACATGGTGCCCGACCTGCTGCGCGAGATCGCGGACGACCTGGATGCCGGGGCGCTCGTGATCAGCGTGGCGGCCGGCGTCACGATCGCGACCTTCGAGTCGCTGCTGCCCGACCACGTGGCAGTGCTCCGCTCGATGCCGAACACGCCGTCGCTCGTCGGCCGCGGGGTCACCGGGCTCGCCGCGGGCACGCGCTCCACGCAGGAGGACCGCGCGCTCGCCCGGGCGGTGTTCGCGACCGTCGGCGACGTGGTCGAGGTGCCCGAGGAGCGCATCGACGCGCTCAGCACGATCTCCGGATCCGGCCCCGCCTACGTCTTCCTGCTCATCGAGGAGCTGACCCGCACCGCCGAGGCGAAGGGCTTCAGCCCCGACGAGGCGCGCGTGCTCGTGCAGGGCACGTTCCGCGGCGCGGTGGAGCTGCTCGCCGCGTCCGACGTGGATCCCGCCGAGCTCCGCCGCCGTGTCACGAGCCCCAAGGGCACGACCGAGCGGGCCGTCGAGGTGCTGCAGGCGGCTGGACTGTCCGGCCTCTTCGACCGCGCGACCGACGCCGCGCTCGCCCGGGCCCGCGAGCTCGCGGCCGGCTGA
- a CDS encoding potassium channel family protein, protein MGERIPHNAPVLVIGLGRFGAATAGQLARLDREVLAIDASEGLVQKWSDRVTHAVQADARNIEALQQLGAKDFSIAVVAVGSSIEASVLITANLVDLKIPQIWAKAISQSHGKILERIGANHVIYPEAEAGERVAHLVSGRMLDFIEFDDDFVLAKMYPPKPIRGMTLLESAVRRRYRITVVGVKTPGKPFTYATSETLVSNHDLIIVSGTSADIEKFASLS, encoded by the coding sequence ATGGGCGAACGCATCCCCCACAACGCCCCCGTGCTCGTGATCGGGCTCGGCCGCTTCGGCGCCGCGACCGCGGGCCAGCTCGCCCGGCTCGACCGCGAGGTGCTCGCGATCGACGCGAGCGAGGGGCTCGTGCAGAAGTGGTCCGACCGGGTCACCCACGCCGTGCAGGCCGACGCCCGCAACATCGAGGCGCTGCAGCAGCTCGGCGCCAAGGACTTCTCGATCGCGGTCGTCGCGGTGGGGTCGTCCATCGAGGCGAGCGTGCTCATCACCGCGAACCTGGTGGACCTGAAGATCCCGCAGATCTGGGCCAAGGCCATCAGCCAGTCGCACGGCAAGATCCTCGAGCGCATCGGCGCGAACCACGTCATCTACCCGGAGGCGGAGGCCGGCGAGCGCGTGGCGCACCTGGTGTCCGGGCGGATGCTCGACTTCATCGAGTTCGACGACGACTTCGTGCTCGCGAAGATGTACCCGCCGAAGCCCATCCGCGGGATGACGCTGCTCGAGTCGGCCGTGCGGCGGCGCTACCGGATCACGGTGGTCGGCGTGAAGACGCCGGGCAAGCCCTTCACCTACGCCACCTCGGAGACGCTGGTCTCGAACCACGACCTCATCATCGTGTCGGGCACGTCGGCCGACATCGAGAAGTTCGCGTCGCTGTCCTGA